The Bradyrhizobium oligotrophicum S58 genome contains the following window.
GACGGGCGCCGAGTCGCGCTCCGCAGCAGGCTCCGCCGGCGCAGGCGCTTCAGCTTCCGGCGGAGCTGCGTCCACGACCTGCCTTTCAAGCGAGACCGCAGGAGCGGGAGTTGGATCCGGCACCGCCTCGCGCGAGACAACGCCGGTCGTATCGTCGGCCAGTCCGTGAAAAACATGGCTCGGCAGCAGAAACCCCGCCGCCGTCAAGGCGATGGCCACGCTTCGGCCAAGCACGACCGTTGTGGATGGGGGGACAGACATCGCGCCACCGGCCCGCCAAGCCATATCGACGACGGCCGCCGCAATGAACGCTGCAAGACCGAGGCTGCCGCCGACCAGAGGCAGAACCGTTGAAGCCTGGACCAGAACCACCGTGAGGGTCAGCGCGGCCACGATCGGCTGCAGGAGCCCGGACAGCCGCTGCGGCGAAGACATCCCGAGAAAACATCCGGCATAATAGGCATCCACGAGACAGCGTTCGTCGGACCAGAGCGCCTGCATGATCGCCATTCCGGCAAACGCCAGGGTGGCCGAGACGAAGGTGCGGGCTGCCCGCCCCGCGTCTGCAATCTGCGGAAGCCGTTGCATGAAGATGGTCAGGAATGTCCCGGCGAGACAGGCCGCAAGAATCGCGAGCGAGCCGCCAAGCTCCCGGTCGAACTGATTCAGATGCCCCAGACGGAGCGAGTCGCCTTGTCCGGCGAGCCAAGGCCCGAGGGTGACGAACAGCAGCGATCCGATCGCAGCCAAAACGCCCAGTCGACCGCCATAGCCCTGCAACAGCACGACGCGCCGCTGGCTTTCGATCGCAGTGAAGATGCAGAACAGCAGGCCACAGAAAATCGACAGCAGATAAAGTGATGCCTCCTGAGGCAATCCCGTACGAGCGACGCTTTCGCTGAGCAGTCCGATCGGAGTCATGCCGCTGAAGCTGCCGCCGTAGACCGAGGATGAGAATGTGGTCGCTTCGAGATTGTCGGGAGACGCGATGACCAGACCAGCGCACAGCACGACCGTGACCGCCGCCGAGGCGAGCGCGGGTGACAGGCCCAGCGCGTTCAGTTGCAGCGTGGCGAGGCAACCGAGAAAGGCGCCGGCAAAGGACACGAGAAGCGCAACAGGGAGATCAAAACGCCGCTGCCGAGGACGCGGCTGGAAGGGGACCGGCAGGCCCGTCCGGTATGGCGCGCAATCAAAGGCCTGTTGCATCTGCTAACCGCCCCCATGTGGATCGGCTTGGCCCTATCTCATCCCGATCGCCGGACGACAGCCACGATACGGGCGAAGATCCCACATCGTCTTTGGCGTCCCGCACGCACGTACAGGAGACATGAGCCGGACGGGCTCGCATCACCTGCTGAGCACCGCGTGGTGCACGATGAAGTGAAAACATGGCGAAACGCGTGCGGGCGTGTGGCCAAGTCGGGTTCTGGCCGCAAAAATGCTCGCCGTCCGCCGTCAGGGGCCCGCCAATGTCGAAGGGTCAGGCTGCCACTCCGGCGCAGGCTGCAGCTCGTGGCGGGCAACGACACGCGGCCGCGGCGTCGCATGCGGCACGACCCGGACCTGGTTGCGCTTCAAGGGCGGGGTCTGGACACCTGCTGTTTGACCATAACGGATGATCCGTCTGGACGGCTCCGCAGAGTTCGGAAAGGCAACATCCGGGTTGGGCTCACTCGGGCGCCGCGCGGCGAGCGGATTGGCGGCCCCCGGATCCAGGATCTGAAGCGGCAGATCCGGCGCCGTGGCAACGGCCGCGGCCGGCTGGCCGAGTGCCAAGCCATCGCGCCGATCGTAGTCACGCAAGGGCAGCGTGGTCCGCACCGGCGCGAGGGCCCCGTCCGCGTCCACGAACGGCCCGCTGGGCTCCGCCGCCGGCCGCTGGAACATCAACTCGCTGGAGAGCAGCGCCCCGAAAATGGCGAGTGCGGCGACGAGTCCCCGCGTCCAGGCGAGGACGGTCTGCCACGGCGATTCTCCTGCCTCGACGAACAGACGGACCGCGGCATCCACGAAGATGACCGAGACGAAGGCGATGTATCCGAGGCTGCCGCCGACACTCGGCAGGATGGGACCGGTGAGGATCAGCAGCGCCGTCAGCAGGACCGCCGCGGCCATCGCCTGCAGCAGGCTGCGCAGCCGCCGCTGCGACGACATGCCGATGAAGCAGCCGGCATAATAGGCATCGAGATCGGAGGCGTCGCTCGGCACGAATTGCTGCAGCATCACGAGGCCGGCGAAGGCCACGGCCGCGGCGACGAAGATGCGTACCGCACGCCGCGACCCGGCAACCGGCGCCCAGCGCAACGCGGCCATGGTTGCCAACATGCCCGCCGTGCACACCACGAACGTCATCGCGGCTCCGCCGATCCCCTGCTCCAGCACGCCGCGGCGTGCAATCGGAAACAGCTCGCCATCGGCGCCGAGCAACGGCGCGAGGCCGATGAACAGGAACGATGCGACGGCAGCCAGCGCCCCCAAGCGTCCGCCATAGCCGCGGGCCAGTCCGCCACGCAGCCACATGTCGAGCGCACAGCCGAGACAGAACACCAGTCCGCAGAACAGCGACAGCAGGACGAAGGCGGCATCGAGCGGCAGGCCGGCGCGGATGACGCTCGCGTTCAGGAGCACCACCGGGGTCATGCCGACGAAGCTGCCGCCATAGGCCGACGAGAAGAACGTGCTCGGCACGAGCTCCGCCGTCCGCGTCAGGATCAGCGACGAGCTCAGCAGCAGCGCGGCCGTTGCCGAGGCGATCAGCGGAGACAGCCCCGCTGCGCTCAGATGCAGGGTCATCAGGCAGCCGAGGAAGGCGGCGATGAAGGAGGCCAGCGGCGGGCAGCCTAGCTGGAACAGCTCCGAGCCATAGAACGGCTCGGCGCGGCCGAGCTGCCGCTCGCGCCATGTGCGCGGATCGAAGCGCTGCTCCGCCTGCAGACGACGCAACTGAGGATTGGCCGGTCGGCGCTTCATGTCCACGACACCCCGAATCGAGTCGACCCAAGAGCTGGGTTCGGATCTCGCTGCAGGCGATCGCGGACGTTCGGGCGCAACACTGAGCCCGAGCCGTCGCAGGTCACCTGCGGCGGTTGTACACACGCAGCATGATTGCAAATGCGTGTATTCAACTAATGCACTACGGTCCGGCAGGGTGGAAGTACCAGGTTCCGTCCGCCCAACGAAAGCTTCTGGCAACCTTAACGGCGGCCCGGCGCGTTAACGATCGTTGGGGATGCGTGGCGCGCAACGGCTTGAAGCCAGCGTCGGCTGACGACAACATCGCAGGCATGCTCACGCCCACGCTGCATACCGCGCGTTTGATCCTGCGGCCGCTGGCGCTCAACGACGCGCCGGCGATCCAGCGTCATTTCAACAACTGGAACGTCATCCGCAACCTCGCGGCCGTCGTGCCGTGGCCCTATCCGGACGACGGCGCCGAGACGTTCGTCAGGTTGCAGCTCGACAGGATCACCGCAGGCGAGGAGATCTATCAATGGGTCCTCGTGCTGCGCGAGGGCGACGGCGAGGCCATCGGCAACATCCACTTCCGTCCGCGCGTGGAGTCAGTGAAGGGCCATCGCGGCTTCTGGCTCGCCGAGCCCTACTGGAATCGCGGCCTCATGAGCGAGGCCATCGCCGCCGTGAACGACTACGCGTTCGGCCCGCTCGGCCTCGATCAGTTCACCGTCTGCAACGTCGCGACCAATGTCGCCTCACGGCGGGTCAAGCAGAAGACCGGCGCCGAGTTCATCGGCTTCATCGATGTCGCCCACCACAATGGCGAGACCCGATCCGAGAAATGGATCGTGCGGCGGGAGACGTGGCTGCGCAGCAGACAGCCGGCAAGTCCGCCCGCCTGACACCGGCCTGTACTACGCGCCGGCCATCACGTCGACGATGGCCTGCGCAAACGCCTGCGGCGCCTCCTGGGGCAGATTGTGGCCGATGCCGCCGGTGATCAGGCGGTGCTCGTAGCGGCCGGTGAACTTCTTGGCATAGGCCTCGGGCGCGGGATGTGGCGCGCCGTTGGCATCGCCTTCCATCGTGATGGTCGGCACCGTGATCTCCGGGAATGTCGCGAGCTTGGCCTCCAGCGCGTCGTATTTCGACTCGCCCGGCACGAGGCCGAGGCGCCAGCGGTAATTGTGCACGACGATGTCGACGTGATCGGGATTGTCGAACGCTGTCGCGCTGCGGGCGAAGGTCGCGTCATCGAACGCCCATTTCGGCGAGGCCGTCTGCCAGATCAGCCTGGCAAAGTCGCGCCGGTTCTTGTCATAGCCTTCGCGGCCGCGCTCGGTCGCGAAGTAGAACTGATACCACCATTGCAGCTCGGCCGCCGGGGGCAGCGGCATGCGGCCGGCCTGCTGGCTGCCGATCAGATAGCCGCTGACCGAGACCATCGCCTTGCAACGCTCCGGCCACAGCGCGGCGATGATGTTGGCGGTGCGCGCGCCCCAATCATAGCCGGCGAGCGTCGCCGTCCTGACGCCGAGCACATCCATCAGCGCGACGATGTCGGCGGCGACCGCGACCGGCTGTCCGCTGCGCGAGGCGGCCGGCGACAGCAGCCGCGTCGAGCCGTAGCCGCGCAGATGAGGAATGATCACGCGATGACCGGCAGCGGCCAGCGCCGGCGCGACGTCGGCGAAGCTGTGAATGTCATACGGCCAGCCGTGCAGCAGGACGATCACGGGGCCCTCGGCGGGACCCAGCTCGGCATAGCCGATGCTGAGCTCACCCGCCGTGACCTGCTTGATCGCGGCAAAGGAGGTCACCGCTCCCGGCTTGATCGCGGGCAGCGGCGATGCAGGTTTGAATCCCTCGGCCCGTGCCGCATTGGGACCGAGCTGAGCGGCAGCAATGGCCGTTCCGGCCAGGGTGAGGAAACGGCGGCGGCTGTGGCAAAGAACGTCTCGCATGGCAGGCTCCTGGTTGGGCGCTGCGTCCGTTGTGCCAAAGCCCGAGCTGCCACGCTTGCAGGCCACCTTGATTTTTCCTGCAGGCCGGCTTGATTTGCGATGTGCGCAAGGTGAATGCGTGCGCAGTTCCTCCGACGGCCGTGGCGGCGCATGCTGTATCGCTTCGATGATTTCGTGCTGGACCCCGGCCGCCGCGAGCTGCGCCGTGGCAGCGACCTGGTTGCGATGGAACCACAGGTGTTCGACCTGCTGGCGTTCCTGATCAGGACGCGTGACCGCGTCGTCAGCCGCGACGACGTCCTGGCCGAGGTGTGGGGCGGCCGCATCGTCTCGGAGGCGACGCTGGCGAGCCGGATCAGCGCGGCGCGGAGCGCGATCGGCGACAGCGGCGAGGCGCAGCGCCTGATCCGCACCATCCCGCGCAAGGGCATCCGCTTCGTCGGTGACGTTCGCGAGCAGGACGACCCGGCCAAGACTCCGACAGCGGTCACGTCGGCGCCGGCCCTCGACAGCCCCGCCATTGCCGTGCTGCCCTTCACCAACATGAGCGGTGATCCCGAGCAGGACTATTTCGCCGACGGCATGGTCGAGGATATCATCACGGCGCTGTCCCGCTGCAGCGGCCTTGCCGTCATCGCGCGCAACTCCTCCTTCATCTACAAGGGCCGTGCGGTCGACATTCGCGAGGTCGGGCGCGAGCTCGGCGTCGGCTATGTGCTGGAAGGCAGCGTGCGGCGCGCAGGGGCGCGCCTGCGCATCAGCGGGCAGCTGATCGATGCCGTCTCCGGCGCGCATCTGTGGGCCGACCGCTTCGACGGCGATCTGACCGACCTGTTCGCGCTGCAGGACCGCATCACCGAAAGCGTGGTGGCGGCGATCGAGCCGACCCTGGAGCTAGCCGAAGGCGAGCGCCGCCGCGCGGCGCCGCGGCCGCATCCGGACGCCTATGACCTGCTGCTGCGCGCCGCCAGCCTGCGCGACGCCTTCACACCGGACAGCCTCGCCGCCGCCCTCGTTTGCCTCGATCAGGCGCTGGCGATCGATCCCATCTGTGCGCCCGCGATGGCCGCGAGCGCCTACTGCCAGGCGCTCCGCCACTTCCAGGGCTGGAGCGCGGCCGGCGAAGACTATCGCGCCGATGCCGTGGCGCTGGCCTGGCAGGCGAGCGAGCGCGCCCCCAACGACGCACAGGTGCTGTGGATGGCGGCGTTCGCGATCTGGAACATGGCCGACGACATCGCCCCGGCGCGCGAGCTGTTTCGGCGCTCGCTCGCCATCAATCCCAATTCGGCGATGGCGCTCACCTTGAGCGGCTGGATCGAGATCATGTCCGGACATCCCGCCGAAGGCCGGGCGATGATCGAACGCGCCCAGCGGCTGAACCCGCGCGATCCCCGCGGCTGGTTCGCGGCCGGCGCAATGGCGATCTGCGCTGTCGCGGAGAGCGATTTCGATGGCGGGATAAAGTGGGCCGAGGCTGCGCTGGCGCAGAATCGACGCTTTGCGGTCGCGCTCCGGGTCCTGATCGTGGCGCTGGTGGGCAGCGGCGACGTGGCGCGTGCCAACGAGGTCGCACGTCGGCTCCTGATGGTGGAACCCGATCTCACGGTGTCGGGATTCCTGAGCCGGATCCCATTTCCCGTCCGCGCCATGGCCACAACCTATGCGGAAGCCCTGCGGGCCGCAGGCGTGCCGGCCTGAGCCAGATTGCGTGCACTGGAACCGGCTGCAACTGGGATTTCCGCCGGATGATGGCAGGTCGGGAAATTTGGTGCACCGCCGTTCATACTACCTTAGGTTCCATTCCGTAGTTTCGCGGGCGCCGTCTGACGAGAGCAACGGAGGATCGGCGGAGGGGATCAATGAAGAAATTGCTTCTCAAATTTTACGAGGATGAATCGGGCGCGACTGCAATCGAGTACGGCCTGATCGCTGCGGGGATTGCACTTGCGATCATCACCATACTCAACAAGCTGGGCCTGACACTTTTAGGTATCTTCACCACGCTGTTGACGAAGCTCAACGGAGGCTGATCGACTGGTCTGGATGGCGTTCTCAGGGCCGGAGCAATCCGGTCGCCATGGTCGGACGGGCCGGGCCTTTGGGTCCGGCCTTCGCTTTTCTGGCGCCCCGCACGGTCTGCTGACGGTGCCTCGCCTCAATGCGCAGCGCCTCTTCACAGGCGCGCATGCAGCGTCGGCAGGCTTCGGCACGGCACGTCCATGTCTGCCCACAGGAGTAACGGTCATCGATGCAGCAACGAGCGCATCATCGACCAGCCTGCTCATATCCGAATGGTTTGATCATCTGTCGAGCGTCCATGGGAAGCCCCACGAGTTGCTCCCTCGCGCGTCGTTCGCAGAACTGCCATCCGGAACCCGGCGACCTCCGCATATGGACGGCTCGGCTCGGTTGAGGCACAACACCTCTCGTCAGTGATGTCTGCGGCGCGAGCTGCCGACCAATAATGCGGCGCCGGTGCAAGGCGCCTGACGAAATGGAGGAACCGATGCTGATCCCGATGGCGGATGTGCCGCGCTGGTATGCCGAGCGCAAGCCGAAAGACAGCATCGCGGTTCAGCACGGAACGGATGCACTGACCTGGGAGCAGCTCGAACGCCGCGCCAATGCCCGCGCCCGGGCCTTTGCCGCCAAGGGCGTCAAGCCCGGCGACTTCGTCGCCATCGGCCTGCCCAACGGCAATGCGTTGTTCGAGACCAGCTTCGCGGTGTGGAAATGCGGCGCGACGCCGACATCGTTGTCATGGCGATTGCCGCGCGGCGAAGCGGCTGCCGTGCTCGAGATCCTCAAGCCATCGCTGGTCGTCGGCGGCGAGGCGGACTGGAATGCACCGAACGCGCTGCCGGCTGATTTCACGCCTCAGGGTTTCTCGGACGAGCCGTTCACCGCGCCGGTCGCGCGCTATTGGAAAGCGATGACGTCAGGCGGCTCGACCGGACGGCCGAAGGTGATCCTCGACCATCAGCCTGCGGTGACCGACACGGCGGCCGAGCCACCGCTCGGAATTCCAAAAGGAGCATCGCTGCTCAATCCCGGCCCGCTGTATCACAACGCGCCGTTCATCGTGTCGCACTACGCGCTGTTCGCCGGCGGCACCTTGACCGGGATGGTGAAGTTCGATGCCGAGGAGACGCTGCGACTGATCCAGGCGCAGCGCATCCAATGGGTCAATTTCGTGCCGACCATGATGCACCGGATCTGGGCGCTGCCGGAGACGGTGCGCAACGCCTACGATGTCTCCAGCCTGAAGATGGTATTCCACATGGCGGCGCCGATGCCGCCATGGCTGAAGGAGAAATGGATCGAATGGCTCGGGCCGGAGCGCGTCTATGAGCTCTACGGCGGCACCGAGCGCCAGGGCCGCACCATCATCTCCGGCACCGAATGGCTGCAGCACAAGGGCTCAGTGGGCAAGATCGACGAGAGCTGCGGCCTGCGCATTCTCGATCCCCAAGGCAACGACGTCGCGCCCGGCGAGAGCGGCGAGATCTATTTCCTGCCGGCCGATGGCGCCGGCAGCACCTATCACTATCTCGGCGCCGAGCCGAAGCGGCGGGCCGACGGCTGGGAGTCGCTCGGCGACATCGGCCGGCTCGATGCTGACGGCTATCTCTATCTCGGCGATCGCCTGGCCGACATGATCCTGCGCGGCGGCGCCAACATCTATCCGGCCGAGGTCGAGGCGGCGCTGATGGCGCATCCCGACATCCGCTCCTGCGTGGTCGTCGGCCTGCCTGATCCGGAGCTCGGGCAGCGCGTGCATGCCATCGTCGAGATTGACCGAGCCAAGGATGCGCAGGCCGTCGTCGACGGCATGGGCGCGTTTCTGGCCGATCGCCTCAGCCGCTACAAGCATCCGGAAAGTTATGAGTTGGTGAACGTGATGCTGCGCGACGATTCCGGCAAGGTACGCCGGACCCTGCTGCGCGACGAGCGCGCGGCCTGGATGACGGACGGCCGCGACTTTCGCATCATGCCGCTGCGGGCGCGATCGGCGGCCGACTGACGGCGGAGATGGTCTGCAAACGTTTACGATGATAGCGTAGACTCGAGCCCGGCTGGGAGAGAGCCCGCGCGATGATATCGAGACGACGGTTTCTGCGCACCGCGAGCGCCGCTGCGGCCCTGCCACTCGCCCGGCTTTCGAAGGCCCGCGCCGAGCTGCGCACGATCCTCAACGATGCCAGCCGGCTCAACCCGACGCCGGTGGCCAAGCATGTCGTGATCTCGAAGCCGGCCACCGACGATTTGATCGCGCGCCTGCGTGCCGAGCTGAAGGAGGCTGCGGCCGCGAAGCGTCCGGTGACCGCGGCGGTGGCCCGGCATTCGATGGGCGGCCAGAGCCTGCCGCGCGACGGCACCGCCGTGACGCTCGACGGCGGCCCGATCGAGCTCGACACGGCGGCGCGCACGTATCGCACCTCGGCCGGCAACCGCTGGTGGGATGTCATTGCCGCCCTCGACCCCAGGGGCTTCTCGCCCGCCGTGATGCAGTCCAACAGCGATTTCGGCGTCGGCAGCACGTTCTGCGTCAATGCCCATGGCTGGCCGGTGCCCTACGGCCCGTTCGGCTCCACGGTGAAATCGATCCGCATGCTGCTCGCCGACGGCACCCTGGTGCAATGCTCGCGCAGCGAGAATGCCGAACTGTTCGGCCTTGCGATGGGCGGCTACGGCCTGTTCGGAATCATCGTCGACCTCGAGGTCGAGATGACGCCGAACGTCCTGCTTGAACCGCGCTTCGAGCGGATGGCGCCGGAGCAGTTCGCAGAAAAATTCACGCGCAGCATCGACGGCGATGCCAATGTGAAGATGGCCTATGGCCGGATGTCGGTGTCGCGCAAGGCGTTCTTCGACGACGCGCTGCTGGTCACCTTCCGCCCGGCGTCCAATGCGCCCGCGGCCCTGCCGCCGGTCGCGAGCTCGGGCAAGCTGACGGGCGTCGCCAACACGATCTACCGCGCACAGACCGGCTGGGAGGTCGCCAAGGGCCTGCGCTGGTTCATGGAGACGCGGCTCGGCCCCGCCATCTCCGACAACCACTATACCCGCAACTCGCTGATGGCCGAGCCGGTCGCCAACCTGGCGCAGAAGGACATGCACCGGACCGACATCCTGCATGAATATTTCGTCGCGCCCGAGCGCTTCGGCGACTTCCTCGCCGCCTGTCGCGACATCATTCCCAAGGCGCGTGCGGAATTCCTCAACGTCACCTTGCGCTACGTCGCCGAGGACAAGACGCCGGCGCTCACCATCGCCCCGGTGCGCCGGATCGCGGCCGTGATGTCGTTCTCGCAATTGGCGACGCCGGAAGGCGAGATCGACATGCTGCGCACGACCGAGGCACTGATCGATCGCATCACCGCGATCGGCGGCGCGTTCTATCTGCCCTATCGTCTGCATGCCCGCCGCGACCAGGTCGAGAAGGCCTATCCGGCGGCAGCGAGCTTCGTCGCGGCCAAGCGGCGCTATGATCCCAACCTCCTGTTCCGCAATGCGATGTGGGACGCTTACTTCGCATGACGACATCAGCTGCAATTGGTTTCTCGCTGGACCGCTATCGCATCGCCGCGCTCGCGCTCGCCGTGGCGCTGCTGTTTGCCGCAGCGACCGACTACATCCCCGCCTTCATCGATGCGCAGGGACGGGTGTTCGGCCTGTTCCAGCTCGACATCTACAAGGACGCGCTGCATGTCGCTTCCGGCCTATGGGCGCTCGCGTCGATGCTGTCGCGGCGGAGCGCAGTCTTCTTCCTGCGGGTGTTCGGCACGCTCTATTTCCTGGATGGTGTGATGGGCGTGTTCACCGGCTCGGGCTATCTCGACCTTTCGATCTTCATCGATGGCATCCGCGACACGTCGTGGCTGGTGAAATTTCTTTCCAGCCTGCCGCATCTCGCACTCGGCGCGATCGGCATCACGGTCGGCTGGTCGCCTTGGGGCGCGAGACCCGCATCAGCATGAGCCTGCGTCGCAAAATCCTCTATCTGGCCGGCGCGATCGTGGTCGCCGCCGCGATCGGCATCACGACGACGGTGATCAGCGTCGAGACCGTCTGCACCGCCGACGTGCCGACGCCGGTGGTGACGTCGAACTTCGGCATCACCGATCCCGGCTATGCAAGGTCCCAGGGCGACAGTTTCCTGACCTTTCCGGAGTGGTACATCGTCCACGCCTATAGCGATCTCGCCGGGGTAACCGGGCAGACATCCGAGTCCGACTTCCACTATCTGACGAGCATCGCCGGTTTCTGGCGCAGCCTGTGCCGCGCCACGCGGCAGGCTGCGGGATCCGGCCCGGCGACGTCGGACCAGAAGCTGACGAACTACATCATCGGATTCAGCTTCACCGCCGAGATGGCGCTGCAAGGCGGCTACGAGAAGAGCATCGGCGCCCTCAGCGAAGGCGCGAGCGACGGCGTCAAGACCGCCGAGGACGCGTTCAACCTCGCTCTGCTGAAGGACTACGCCGCGTTCCTCTATCAGACGCCATGGTATCGCTACCCCTTCGCTGCCAAGCTCGAGCAGTTCTGGCGCGAGACCCCGTTCGTGCCGTCGGTGCGTGCGGTGGAGCGGCGCTTCTCGCTCACTCTGCAATATGCCGGCCGCGCCGCCTATGCGGCGGTCATCGGCTATGCGGCCGGCTATGATCCCGCGGTCCTGACCCTTCAGAGCGTGGTGACAGGCCTTTCAGCCGGGGAGCTCGCAGCCATGCCGGGCGTGAAAGTCATACGCGACGTGACGGACGCCAAGGGCGCGAAGGGCGTGCTGGTGCAGACCGAGCGCTACGCCAAATTCGACGCCTTCGCGAAGGAGCTCGCTCGCCATGTGGGGGCTGCGCTCGGGGAAGTGGCCGGCAACCACCGCATCCTGGTCACGATCGTCGTTCCTCCGGGCGACGGACGGCTGGCAGCCTTCGATGGACTGCCTATATTCAGTGTCCCGATCCAGTCCCGTCCCGGCACGCGCCGCATTGGCGTCGACGTGCCGGTGCGGTCCCTGGTTCAGGACATCACCCGTTTCGAGGCCGCAGGCTATACGTTCGAGCATGCCTACGACTACTGATACGATCCCCTTGTCGCGCGCCGTGCCCTTGCAGGGGCTGTTGGCGGTCGTCTTCGCATGGTTCGCGGGCATGGCTGCCCTGGCGCTGGTGATCAGGCCGGACGCCGTGGTCGTGTTCGGCCCGACGGAGCGCATGATCCCCGCGATCATCGCATCAGATGGAGCCTTGCTCGAGGCTGGGCGTTTCCACGTCGCGGCGAGAACGGGCGCGGGGACGGTCGGCAGCCTCTATGCCGCCGGCGCCTGGCTGGTCTGGCCCATCATGAGCAAGGGCTGCGGTCGCGGGTAGTCTGCCGCGCGGAAGCGTCCTTACCCCTCCGAGCGGTTGCGGAGCCCTCGGAACTGGCGCCGACGCCCAAAGATGTTAAGCTCGCGTCGACGCTGTGGCCAAGACGCGAAACGAAGACGCGAAATCACGCGACACGAAGCAAGAGCTTGGTCGACACCCCCCGGGGTATCGACAGAGCAGGAGAAAGAAATGCCTTCTTTGACCGAATGGAAAGTGCCGTTCGCCTTCCAGCCTCGCGCCGAAGACTACCAATATGATCTCGATCAAGCGCTGTCCTCGATCGTGGGCCTGCATGCCATCATTCCGCCCGATGCGTTCAGCGCGGAAACGCTCGGCACCGAGCGCGCCGGCAATGCCGTGGTGATCGACGAAGGCTTGGTGCTCACGATCGGCTATTTGATCACCGAGGCCGAATCCGTCTGGCTGCACCTCAATGACGGGCGGGTGGTCGAAGGGCATGTGCTCGGGTTCGATTTCGCCACCGGCTTCGGCCTGGTGCAGGCGCTCGGCCAGCTCGACCTGCCCCCGTTGCCGCTCGGCTCGTCGGCGGCGACCAAGATCGGCGATCAGGTCGTGCTCGGCGGCGCCGGCGGCCGGACGCGATCCGTCGCGAGCCAGATCATCGCCAAGCAGGAATTCGCCGGCTATTGGGAGTATCTGCTGGACGAGGCGATCTTCACCCATCCCGCGCATCCGAATTGGGGCGGAACCGGCCTGCTGTCGGCCAAGGGCGAGCTGATCGGCATCGGATCGCTGCAGTTGGAACGCGAGCGTGACAGCAAGGCCGAGCACGTCAACATGATCGTGCCGATCGATCTGTTGAAGCCGATCATCGACGATCTCCGCCGGTTCGGCCGCGTCAACAAGCCCGCGCGTCCCTGGCTCGGCATGTTTGCGACCGAGGTCGACGACCGCGTCGTGGTGATCGGCGTTTCCAACAATGGCCCGGCCGCGCGCGCCGAGTTGAAGGCGGGCGATGTCATCCTCGGAATCAACGGCGACAAGGTGACGACCCAGAGCGAATTCTATCGCAAGCTCTGGGCGCTCGGTGACGCCGGCGTCGACGTGCCGCTGACGGTGCATCACGAGGGCGTCACGTTCGATGTCACGGTGACGTCGACCGACCGCGCAAAACTGCTGAAGGCGCCGCGGCTGCACTGAGGCAGACCGCGGACTTTTGCCTCATGCAATGACATGCCAGGCCGCCGCGACCTGATCGTGCAGATGCGCATCGGTCGGCAGCTGCGAAGCCATCGTCGGATCGAATCCCGGATGCGCCTGAGCGTAGGTCGCCATCGCCTGCACCAGCTGCGACACCTGGGTGTCGAGCTCCAG
Protein-coding sequences here:
- a CDS encoding winged helix-turn-helix domain-containing protein codes for the protein MLYRFDDFVLDPGRRELRRGSDLVAMEPQVFDLLAFLIRTRDRVVSRDDVLAEVWGGRIVSEATLASRISAARSAIGDSGEAQRLIRTIPRKGIRFVGDVREQDDPAKTPTAVTSAPALDSPAIAVLPFTNMSGDPEQDYFADGMVEDIITALSRCSGLAVIARNSSFIYKGRAVDIREVGRELGVGYVLEGSVRRAGARLRISGQLIDAVSGAHLWADRFDGDLTDLFALQDRITESVVAAIEPTLELAEGERRRAAPRPHPDAYDLLLRAASLRDAFTPDSLAAALVCLDQALAIDPICAPAMAASAYCQALRHFQGWSAAGEDYRADAVALAWQASERAPNDAQVLWMAAFAIWNMADDIAPARELFRRSLAINPNSAMALTLSGWIEIMSGHPAEGRAMIERAQRLNPRDPRGWFAAGAMAICAVAESDFDGGIKWAEAALAQNRRFAVALRVLIVALVGSGDVARANEVARRLLMVEPDLTVSGFLSRIPFPVRAMATTYAEALRAAGVPA
- a CDS encoding GNAT family N-acetyltransferase, translating into MLTPTLHTARLILRPLALNDAPAIQRHFNNWNVIRNLAAVVPWPYPDDGAETFVRLQLDRITAGEEIYQWVLVLREGDGEAIGNIHFRPRVESVKGHRGFWLAEPYWNRGLMSEAIAAVNDYAFGPLGLDQFTVCNVATNVASRRVKQKTGAEFIGFIDVAHHNGETRSEKWIVRRETWLRSRQPASPPA
- a CDS encoding alpha/beta fold hydrolase translates to MRDVLCHSRRRFLTLAGTAIAAAQLGPNAARAEGFKPASPLPAIKPGAVTSFAAIKQVTAGELSIGYAELGPAEGPVIVLLHGWPYDIHSFADVAPALAAAGHRVIIPHLRGYGSTRLLSPAASRSGQPVAVAADIVALMDVLGVRTATLAGYDWGARTANIIAALWPERCKAMVSVSGYLIGSQQAGRMPLPPAAELQWWYQFYFATERGREGYDKNRRDFARLIWQTASPKWAFDDATFARSATAFDNPDHVDIVVHNYRWRLGLVPGESKYDALEAKLATFPEITVPTITMEGDANGAPHPAPEAYAKKFTGRYEHRLITGGIGHNLPQEAPQAFAQAIVDVMAGA
- a CDS encoding AMP-binding protein, translating into MLIPMADVPRWYAERKPKDSIAVQHGTDALTWEQLERRANARARAFAAKGVKPGDFVAIGLPNGNALFETSFAVWKCGATPTSLSWRLPRGEAAAVLEILKPSLVVGGEADWNAPNALPADFTPQGFSDEPFTAPVARYWKAMTSGGSTGRPKVILDHQPAVTDTAAEPPLGIPKGASLLNPGPLYHNAPFIVSHYALFAGGTLTGMVKFDAEETLRLIQAQRIQWVNFVPTMMHRIWALPETVRNAYDVSSLKMVFHMAAPMPPWLKEKWIEWLGPERVYELYGGTERQGRTIISGTEWLQHKGSVGKIDESCGLRILDPQGNDVAPGESGEIYFLPADGAGSTYHYLGAEPKRRADGWESLGDIGRLDADGYLYLGDRLADMILRGGANIYPAEVEAALMAHPDIRSCVVVGLPDPELGQRVHAIVEIDRAKDAQAVVDGMGAFLADRLSRYKHPESYELVNVMLRDDSGKVRRTLLRDERAAWMTDGRDFRIMPLRARSAAD
- a CDS encoding Flp family type IVb pilin, translating into MKKLLLKFYEDESGATAIEYGLIAAGIALAIITILNKLGLTLLGIFTTLLTKLNGG
- a CDS encoding FAD-binding oxidoreductase, giving the protein MISRRRFLRTASAAAALPLARLSKARAELRTILNDASRLNPTPVAKHVVISKPATDDLIARLRAELKEAAAAKRPVTAAVARHSMGGQSLPRDGTAVTLDGGPIELDTAARTYRTSAGNRWWDVIAALDPRGFSPAVMQSNSDFGVGSTFCVNAHGWPVPYGPFGSTVKSIRMLLADGTLVQCSRSENAELFGLAMGGYGLFGIIVDLEVEMTPNVLLEPRFERMAPEQFAEKFTRSIDGDANVKMAYGRMSVSRKAFFDDALLVTFRPASNAPAALPPVASSGKLTGVANTIYRAQTGWEVAKGLRWFMETRLGPAISDNHYTRNSLMAEPVANLAQKDMHRTDILHEYFVAPERFGDFLAACRDIIPKARAEFLNVTLRYVAEDKTPALTIAPVRRIAAVMSFSQLATPEGEIDMLRTTEALIDRITAIGGAFYLPYRLHARRDQVEKAYPAAASFVAAKRRYDPNLLFRNAMWDAYFA